A single genomic interval of Roseomonas gilardii subsp. gilardii harbors:
- a CDS encoding formate dehydrogenase subunit gamma: MTEHIQPGDAIHPGKPVTVDRYGPLARLNHWVTAASLILLAVSGLALFWPSLFFLTNLFGGGQNTRAIHPWIGVVLFFSFFIFFFQLWRANLPARVDFVWLSRIKDVVRGNEEKLPELGKYNAGQKFIFWAMTGLILVLIVSGLAIWEQYFAPYTSIPTRRVAVLAHSIAAVLIICVFILHVYAAIWTRGTLRAMTRGSVTGGWAWRHHRKWLRELAGRHKVGPAE, translated from the coding sequence ATGACCGAGCACATCCAGCCAGGAGATGCCATCCACCCGGGCAAGCCCGTCACGGTGGACCGCTACGGCCCCCTGGCCCGGCTCAACCACTGGGTCACGGCCGCCAGCCTGATCCTGCTGGCCGTCTCCGGCCTGGCCCTGTTCTGGCCCTCGCTCTTCTTCCTGACCAACCTCTTCGGCGGGGGACAGAACACCCGCGCGATCCATCCCTGGATCGGCGTGGTCCTGTTCTTCAGCTTCTTCATCTTCTTCTTCCAGCTCTGGCGGGCGAACCTCCCCGCCAGGGTGGATTTCGTCTGGCTGTCGCGGATCAAGGACGTGGTCCGCGGCAACGAGGAGAAGCTGCCGGAGCTCGGCAAGTACAATGCCGGCCAGAAGTTCATCTTCTGGGCGATGACCGGGCTGATCCTGGTGCTGATCGTCAGCGGCCTGGCGATCTGGGAACAGTACTTCGCCCCCTATACATCGATCCCCACCCGCCGGGTCGCCGTCCTGGCGCATTCCATCGCCGCCGTGCTGATCATCTGCGTCTTCATCCTGCACGTCTATGCGGCGATCTGGACACGCGGCACGCTGCGGGCCATGACCCGCGGCTCCGTCACCGGCGGCTGGGCCTGGAGGCATCACCGGAAGTGGCTGAGGGAACTGGCCGGCCGGCATAAGGTCGGCCCCGCCGAATAA
- the fdhE gene encoding formate dehydrogenase accessory protein FdhE: MSGFQNLQPDPSLIGRMLKPPFAIMPDPVALFRQRAERFSVLAGDSHLAPYLDFLAGLSGFQADLAGELPPALPISDEQVRRARENRMPPLDRAALAGDTGLRALAQRFLEGVAALPMPPPAEAALAGLRQAAPEDLDQLIGNVLADSIPADDLPRHLFLSAAVQVHAARLASLLDPKQLVPVETGLCPCCGGPPASSMVVGHQGAEGARYAACAFCGTQWNEVRIKCLACGSTKGVGYMAPESEDEAAVKAETCDSCRSWVKILYQNRNPSLEPVADDVASLGLDLLMRDTQYRRAGFDPFLLGY, translated from the coding sequence ATGTCAGGATTTCAGAACCTCCAGCCCGATCCCTCCCTGATCGGGCGCATGCTCAAGCCGCCTTTCGCCATCATGCCCGATCCGGTGGCCCTGTTCCGCCAGCGGGCGGAACGCTTCTCGGTCCTGGCGGGCGACAGCCATCTGGCGCCCTACCTGGATTTCCTGGCCGGGCTGAGCGGGTTCCAGGCCGATCTGGCCGGGGAGCTTCCCCCCGCGCTTCCCATCTCTGACGAACAGGTCCGGCGCGCGCGGGAAAACCGCATGCCTCCCCTCGACCGTGCCGCCCTGGCCGGCGATACGGGCCTCCGGGCCCTGGCACAGCGCTTCCTGGAAGGCGTGGCGGCTCTCCCCATGCCCCCGCCGGCGGAGGCGGCCCTGGCCGGTTTGCGGCAGGCGGCCCCCGAGGACCTGGACCAGTTGATCGGCAATGTCCTGGCGGATTCCATCCCCGCCGATGACCTGCCCCGCCACCTGTTCCTGTCCGCGGCCGTGCAGGTCCATGCGGCGCGGCTGGCCTCCCTGCTCGATCCGAAACAGCTCGTGCCGGTGGAAACCGGCCTCTGCCCCTGTTGCGGCGGCCCTCCCGCCTCCTCCATGGTGGTCGGGCATCAGGGGGCGGAAGGGGCCCGCTACGCCGCCTGCGCCTTCTGCGGAACCCAGTGGAACGAGGTGCGGATCAAGTGCCTCGCCTGCGGCTCCACCAAGGGCGTAGGCTACATGGCGCCCGAGAGCGAGGATGAGGCCGCGGTGAAGGCGGAAACCTGCGATTCCTGCCGGAGCTGGGTGAAGATCCTCTACCAGAACCGGAATCCGTCCCTGGAACCGGTGGCGGATGACGTGGCCAGCCTGGGCCTCGACCTGCTGATGCGAGACACCCAGTACCGGCGGGCCGGCTTCGACCCCTTCCTGCTGGGCTACTGA
- a CDS encoding LysR family transcriptional regulator translates to MNWDRIRIFLAVARAGQILAAARELKLNHATVGRQITALERELGAKLLDRRNQGCLLTSAGEALLATAERAESEFLRLGSRLSSLEGAVSGTVRIGAPDGLGNYVLAGQLAGLAEQHPGLVIQLVPLPRTFSLSRREADLAITLERPEQGRLIVTKLTDYTLSVYASEAYLARTGAILRPAELASRLFVTNVEDYVYSRALDYAAALRRVIGARYECGSVVAQMEAVRAGHGVGILHDYAAGGFPELRRILPEIRFLRSYWLVSHPDTHDTQRVSLIRRHILSGIRVGAARFVQPGPTGVPAHEQPS, encoded by the coding sequence ATGAACTGGGACCGCATCCGGATCTTCCTGGCCGTGGCACGTGCGGGGCAAATCCTCGCGGCCGCCCGGGAGCTGAAGCTGAACCACGCCACCGTGGGCCGCCAGATCACGGCGCTGGAACGCGAACTCGGGGCCAAGCTGCTGGACCGCCGGAACCAGGGCTGCCTGCTGACCAGCGCCGGCGAGGCCCTGCTCGCCACGGCGGAACGGGCGGAATCGGAATTCCTGCGCCTGGGCTCCCGGCTGAGCAGCCTGGAGGGGGCTGTCAGCGGCACCGTGCGCATCGGCGCGCCCGATGGGTTGGGAAACTATGTGCTGGCCGGGCAACTGGCCGGGCTGGCAGAGCAGCACCCAGGGCTGGTCATCCAGCTCGTGCCCCTGCCCCGCACCTTTTCCCTTTCGCGCCGCGAAGCGGATCTGGCCATCACGCTGGAGCGTCCGGAGCAGGGGCGGCTGATCGTCACCAAGCTCACCGACTACACCCTCAGCGTCTATGCCTCGGAAGCCTATCTCGCACGGACCGGCGCGATCCTCCGGCCGGCGGAACTGGCGAGCCGGCTCTTTGTCACGAATGTCGAGGATTACGTCTACAGCCGCGCCCTGGACTACGCCGCCGCCCTGCGCCGCGTGATCGGGGCCCGTTACGAATGCGGCAGCGTGGTGGCGCAGATGGAAGCCGTCCGCGCCGGCCATGGCGTCGGCATCCTGCATGACTATGCCGCGGGCGGCTTTCCGGAGCTGCGGCGCATCCTGCCGGAGATCCGCTTCCTGCGCAGCTACTGGCTGGTCTCGCATCCCGATACGCATGACACGCAGCGGGTCTCGCTCATCCGCCGGCATATCCTCTCTGGCATCCGTGTCGGGGCCGCGCGCTTCGTACAGCCCGGCCCCACCGGGGTCCCGGCTCACGAGCAGCCGTCCTGA
- a CDS encoding tetratricopeptide repeat protein yields MHWLRRLRRPAAPPAPDPVAEARAAFGRGEYGTALGIWEPLARAGDAEAQAGIGLCFLHGLGIPADPPLAEKWLSLAAAGGHAKARRELAELFRHGAEGVEADPGRATQLYRAAAEGGDPVAQDVWSLMLLEGQEGVPVDIAEARRWALAAAGAGIAPAMTRLGMLYHNAQGVERDVAEAARWWHGAALRGDADGQAMFGAALHLGAGVAPDPVAAMAWLLRATRGGSALARPFLSAVRAALTPAQLSQALARSSEPLPPIPGEPG; encoded by the coding sequence ATGCACTGGCTTAGGCGTCTCCGGCGGCCTGCCGCGCCGCCGGCCCCCGATCCGGTGGCCGAAGCCAGGGCCGCTTTCGGCCGGGGCGAGTACGGGACGGCCCTGGGGATCTGGGAACCCCTCGCCCGGGCCGGCGACGCGGAGGCCCAGGCGGGGATCGGCCTCTGTTTCCTGCACGGCCTGGGTATCCCCGCCGACCCGCCCCTGGCGGAAAAATGGCTCTCCCTGGCCGCGGCCGGGGGGCATGCCAAGGCACGGCGTGAACTGGCGGAACTGTTCCGGCACGGCGCCGAGGGAGTGGAGGCCGACCCCGGCCGGGCGACGCAACTGTACCGGGCGGCCGCGGAAGGCGGCGATCCCGTTGCCCAGGATGTCTGGAGCCTGATGCTGCTGGAAGGGCAGGAGGGTGTCCCGGTGGACATCGCGGAAGCCCGCCGCTGGGCCCTGGCGGCCGCCGGGGCCGGGATCGCCCCGGCCATGACCCGCCTCGGCATGCTCTACCACAATGCCCAGGGGGTGGAGCGCGACGTGGCGGAGGCCGCCCGCTGGTGGCATGGCGCGGCTCTCCGGGGCGATGCGGATGGACAGGCCATGTTCGGCGCCGCCCTGCATCTGGGGGCGGGCGTGGCACCGGACCCGGTGGCGGCCATGGCCTGGCTGCTCCGGGCCACACGCGGCGGCAGCGCCCTGGCCCGGCCCTTCCTCTCCGCCGTCCGCGCCGCGCTGACCCCCGCGCAGCTCTCCCAGGCCCTGGCCCGCTCCTCCGAACCCCTGCCACCCATCCCTGGAGAGCCGGGATGA
- a CDS encoding FAD-binding monooxygenase, translating into MQFHLNGFRAGDPEAARIAPPPPGAVPAALPRTTDVLIVGCGPAGLTLAAQLAAFPGISTRIVEQKAGPLMLGQADGIACRTMEMFNAFGFVERVLREAYWVNELVFWKPDSSRDGAIQRSGRILDTEEGLSEFPHVILNQARVHDFYLDTMRRGASPIVPDYHRRLVSLEVAAEPDVSHPVTARFERLDPGHEGEVETIRARYAVGCDGARSAVRREIGLNLEGASANHAWGVMDVLAVTDFPDIRLKCVLHSAAGNMVIIPREGGYLVRLYIEMDKLAENERVANRNITVDHLIAAAQRILSPHRLEVKEVAWWSVYEIGQRMCHRFDDVPEAERGTRLPRVFIAGDACHTHSPKAGQGMNVSMQDAFNLGWKLAAVLRGQVDPFLLATYSAERHAVAEELIAFDRKLARMLSLPPKDPHDPDSKGVDPAEFQKYFMQQGRFTAGTAMRYEPSAITGAGVHQHLAEGLVIGMRFHSAPVIRLADAKPMHLGHAVQADGRWRLFAFAAAEDPTDPSSRLGRLCHFLERDDASPIRRYTPAGEDIDAVIDLRAIVQQPHRDLAYGGMPALLRPAKGRHGLVDYEKVFCPATGSGRDIFDLRGIDRDGGCVVIVRPDQHVAHVLPLDDHAGIARFFDGFLLEPPAARGSRDTVSGELSL; encoded by the coding sequence ATGCAGTTCCATCTCAACGGTTTCCGTGCAGGCGATCCGGAGGCGGCCAGGATCGCCCCTCCCCCTCCAGGCGCTGTGCCCGCGGCCCTGCCCCGGACCACCGATGTCCTGATCGTCGGCTGCGGACCGGCGGGCCTGACCCTGGCGGCGCAACTCGCCGCCTTTCCCGGGATCTCGACGCGTATCGTGGAGCAGAAGGCCGGACCGCTGATGCTCGGCCAGGCGGACGGCATCGCCTGTCGTACCATGGAGATGTTCAACGCCTTCGGCTTCGTGGAGCGTGTGCTGCGCGAGGCTTACTGGGTGAACGAGTTGGTGTTCTGGAAGCCGGACAGCAGCCGGGATGGCGCCATCCAGCGCAGCGGCCGCATCCTGGACACGGAGGAAGGACTCTCGGAGTTCCCGCATGTCATCCTCAACCAAGCCCGGGTGCATGACTTCTACCTGGACACGATGCGGCGCGGTGCCTCCCCCATCGTGCCGGACTATCATCGTCGGCTGGTCTCGCTGGAGGTCGCGGCGGAACCGGATGTTTCCCATCCCGTGACGGCCCGCTTTGAGCGCCTCGACCCCGGGCATGAGGGAGAGGTGGAGACCATCCGGGCCCGTTACGCGGTCGGTTGCGACGGCGCCCGCAGCGCGGTGCGGCGGGAGATCGGCCTGAACCTGGAAGGCGCCTCCGCCAACCATGCCTGGGGCGTGATGGATGTGCTCGCGGTCACCGACTTTCCCGACATCCGCCTGAAATGCGTGCTCCATTCGGCGGCGGGGAACATGGTGATCATCCCGCGCGAGGGCGGCTATCTCGTGCGGCTCTATATCGAAATGGACAAGCTCGCCGAGAACGAGCGTGTCGCCAACCGCAACATCACCGTCGATCACCTGATCGCCGCCGCCCAGCGCATTCTTTCCCCCCACCGGCTGGAGGTGAAGGAGGTGGCCTGGTGGTCGGTGTATGAGATCGGCCAGCGGATGTGCCACCGCTTCGACGATGTCCCGGAGGCGGAAAGGGGCACGCGCCTGCCGCGTGTCTTCATCGCCGGCGATGCCTGCCACACGCACAGCCCCAAGGCGGGACAGGGCATGAACGTCTCCATGCAGGATGCCTTCAACCTCGGCTGGAAGCTGGCCGCGGTGCTGCGGGGACAGGTCGATCCCTTCCTCCTCGCCACCTATTCGGCGGAGCGCCATGCCGTGGCGGAGGAGCTGATCGCCTTCGACCGCAAGCTGGCCCGGATGCTCTCCCTGCCGCCCAAGGACCCCCATGATCCGGACAGCAAGGGTGTCGATCCGGCGGAGTTCCAGAAATACTTCATGCAGCAGGGCCGTTTCACGGCCGGCACGGCGATGCGCTACGAGCCCTCGGCGATCACCGGGGCGGGCGTGCATCAGCATCTCGCGGAAGGCCTCGTCATCGGCATGCGCTTCCATTCCGCGCCAGTGATCCGGCTGGCGGATGCGAAGCCGATGCATCTCGGTCACGCGGTGCAGGCGGATGGCCGCTGGCGCCTCTTCGCCTTCGCGGCGGCAGAGGACCCGACCGATCCTTCCTCCCGCCTCGGCCGGCTCTGCCATTTCCTGGAGCGGGACGATGCCTCTCCGATCCGGCGCTACACCCCGGCGGGGGAGGATATCGACGCGGTGATCGACCTGCGGGCGATCGTCCAGCAGCCGCATCGCGATCTCGCCTATGGCGGGATGCCTGCCCTGCTGCGCCCGGCAAAGGGCCGCCACGGCCTCGTGGACTACGAGAAGGTGTTCTGCCCGGCCACGGGGAGCGGCCGGGACATCTTCGATCTGCGCGGCATCGACCGGGACGGCGGATGCGTGGTGATCGTCAGGCCGGACCAGCATGTGGCGCATGTCCTGCCCCTGGACGACCATGCCGGGATCGCGCGCTTCTTCGATGGCTTCCTGCTGGAACCGCCGGCGGCACGGGGGAGCCGGGATACCGTGTCCGGCGAGTTGTCCCTGTAA
- the selD gene encoding selenide, water dikinase SelD, whose product MSDPVIRLTELAHGGGCGCKLAPAVLRELLAEQPAAGPFRQLLVGTETSDDAAVWQVNEDLAVIATTDFFMPMVDDPDDFGRIAATNALSDIYAMGGQPIMALAILGMPINKLEPAVIRRILAGGASVCAAAGIPVAGGHSIDSPEPIYGLAVIGLCHPDQVRRNAGARPGDALILTKGLGVGIYSAAIKKGALPEGAYAEMLASTTLLNRIGAELAKDPAVHGITDVTGFGILGHALEMAQGSGLSLTLRLDDLPWLSHAAALAERGFITGASDRNWASYGDRITLPAELPAWRRRLLADPQTSGGLLVACAEAEAARILSGIQQAGYPAARLVGRTVAGEARVVIA is encoded by the coding sequence ATGTCCGATCCCGTGATCCGCCTGACCGAGCTGGCCCATGGTGGCGGCTGCGGCTGCAAGCTGGCGCCGGCGGTGCTGCGGGAACTCCTGGCCGAACAGCCCGCGGCCGGTCCCTTCCGGCAATTGCTGGTCGGGACCGAGACCTCGGACGATGCCGCCGTCTGGCAGGTGAACGAGGATCTGGCGGTGATCGCCACCACCGACTTCTTCATGCCGATGGTGGACGATCCGGATGATTTCGGGCGGATCGCCGCCACCAATGCCTTGTCGGACATCTATGCGATGGGCGGCCAGCCGATCATGGCCCTGGCCATCCTGGGGATGCCGATCAACAAGCTGGAGCCGGCGGTGATCCGGCGCATCCTGGCGGGCGGCGCCTCGGTCTGCGCCGCGGCCGGGATCCCGGTGGCCGGCGGCCATTCCATCGACTCACCGGAGCCGATCTACGGGCTGGCGGTGATCGGCCTCTGCCATCCCGACCAGGTGCGACGCAATGCCGGGGCCCGGCCGGGCGATGCGCTGATCCTGACCAAGGGGCTGGGCGTCGGCATCTATTCCGCCGCCATCAAGAAAGGTGCCCTGCCGGAGGGTGCCTATGCCGAGATGCTGGCCTCCACCACCCTGCTGAACCGGATCGGCGCGGAGCTGGCGAAGGATCCTGCCGTGCATGGCATCACCGATGTCACCGGCTTCGGCATCCTGGGGCATGCGCTGGAGATGGCGCAGGGTTCCGGCCTGAGCCTGACCCTGCGGCTCGACGATCTTCCCTGGCTGTCCCACGCCGCCGCGCTGGCCGAGCGCGGCTTCATCACCGGCGCGTCCGACCGCAACTGGGCGAGTTATGGCGACAGGATCACGCTGCCGGCGGAACTGCCGGCCTGGCGGCGCCGGCTGCTGGCCGACCCGCAGACCTCCGGCGGCCTGCTCGTCGCCTGCGCGGAGGCGGAGGCGGCGCGCATCCTGTCCGGCATCCAGCAGGCGGGCTATCCCGCCGCCCGTCTCGTCGGCCGTACCGTGGCGGGCGAGGCGCGGGTGGTGATCGCCTGA
- a CDS encoding Orn/Lys/Arg decarboxylase N-terminal domain-containing protein — MEYARRFKFLVCAPAFDEADLEGARLRQILTEIEGMGYAVLRARRDEDAELVVRTDAAIGCVVVDWGKKGLQGKAAALISLVRRRGTEVPIFLLVRRRRLEDIPVDVLDDVDGFVFLAEETPEFIAKNLVSRLRQYAETLKTPFFGALVDYAEQGNQLWTCPGHNGGMFYSRSPIGRIFVEHLGEAVFRDDLDNSVLQLGDLLTHEGPALAAQREAAKIFGAERTYFVLNGTSTSNKIALNALLAEGDLVLFDRNNHKAAHHGALFLSGALPIFVETARNPHGLIGPMLKDALSEERLREAIRTNPLVRDAEAWRRPRPFRAAVIEQCTYDGTIYSAEEVLSRIGHLCDYVLFDEAWAGFMKFHPLFRGRFGMGLEKLGPDAPGILVTQSTHKQLASFSQASQIHVKDSHLGEQRRRVGHRRFNEMYLLHASTSPFYPLFASLDVGAQMMKGRSGEVLWDDTVRLGIEMRKKLRFTAREMAEKETDPSRRWFFEPFVPKTVRLDGVPTPWEEVPTDLLAANPEHWEFRPGEDWHGFGDVPAGWAMTDPKNLVLTPGFTDGGYARHGVPAPVVAEYLRQNRIVPEKNDLNSLLFLLTPGSESSKAGTLLSHLVTFKKLHDQNAPLEDVIPGFVARRPSRYAKLRLRDLCAEMHDFYREQNISGLQAAQFQAGHFPEMVMPPHEAVRELVRNRVDYVPLDECFGRVAVTLWLVYPPGIATVVPGERLGEASRPMIDYLKAFERAANRFPGFENEIQGLYRETDPEGRVRFYTYVLREES; from the coding sequence ATGGAATACGCCCGTCGTTTCAAGTTCCTGGTCTGTGCCCCGGCGTTCGATGAGGCCGACCTGGAGGGCGCCCGCCTGCGTCAGATCCTCACCGAGATCGAGGGCATGGGGTATGCCGTGTTGCGGGCACGGCGGGATGAGGATGCCGAGCTGGTGGTCCGCACCGATGCCGCGATCGGCTGCGTGGTGGTGGACTGGGGTAAGAAGGGCCTCCAGGGCAAGGCAGCTGCCCTGATCTCGCTGGTCCGGCGTCGCGGCACGGAGGTGCCGATCTTCCTGCTGGTGCGGCGCCGGCGGCTGGAGGACATTCCGGTCGACGTTCTGGACGATGTCGATGGCTTCGTCTTCCTGGCCGAGGAAACGCCGGAGTTCATCGCCAAGAACCTCGTCTCCCGGCTGCGGCAATATGCCGAGACGCTGAAGACGCCCTTCTTCGGGGCGCTGGTGGATTATGCCGAGCAGGGCAACCAGCTCTGGACCTGCCCGGGCCATAACGGCGGCATGTTCTACAGCCGCAGCCCCATCGGGCGGATTTTCGTCGAGCATCTGGGCGAGGCGGTGTTCCGTGACGACCTCGACAATTCCGTGCTGCAACTCGGTGATCTGCTGACGCATGAGGGGCCGGCCCTGGCGGCGCAGCGCGAGGCGGCGAAGATCTTCGGGGCCGAGCGCACCTATTTCGTGCTGAACGGCACCTCCACTTCCAACAAGATCGCACTGAACGCCCTGCTCGCCGAGGGCGATCTGGTGCTCTTCGACCGCAACAACCACAAGGCGGCGCATCACGGCGCGCTCTTTCTCAGCGGCGCGCTTCCGATCTTCGTGGAGACGGCGCGCAACCCGCATGGGTTGATCGGGCCGATGCTGAAGGATGCGTTGTCGGAAGAGCGGCTGCGCGAGGCGATCCGTACCAATCCGCTGGTGCGCGATGCGGAAGCCTGGCGCCGGCCGCGCCCTTTCCGCGCCGCGGTGATCGAGCAGTGCACCTATGACGGTACGATCTATTCCGCCGAGGAAGTGCTGAGCCGCATCGGCCATCTCTGCGACTATGTCCTCTTCGACGAGGCCTGGGCCGGCTTCATGAAGTTCCACCCACTCTTCCGTGGACGCTTCGGCATGGGGCTGGAGAAGCTGGGACCCGACGCGCCGGGCATCCTGGTGACGCAAAGCACCCATAAGCAGCTCGCCAGCTTCTCCCAGGCTTCGCAGATCCATGTGAAGGACAGCCATCTCGGCGAGCAGCGGCGCCGTGTCGGGCATCGGCGCTTCAACGAGATGTACCTGCTGCATGCCTCGACCAGCCCCTTCTACCCGCTTTTCGCCTCGCTCGATGTGGGCGCGCAGATGATGAAGGGCCGTTCCGGCGAGGTGCTTTGGGACGACACCGTCCGCCTCGGCATCGAGATGCGCAAGAAGCTGCGTTTCACCGCGCGTGAGATGGCGGAGAAGGAGACTGACCCGTCGCGCCGCTGGTTCTTCGAGCCTTTCGTGCCAAAGACCGTGCGGCTGGACGGTGTGCCCACCCCATGGGAGGAGGTGCCGACCGACCTTCTGGCCGCCAACCCCGAGCACTGGGAGTTCCGCCCGGGCGAGGACTGGCATGGTTTCGGCGATGTGCCGGCGGGCTGGGCCATGACCGATCCGAAAAACTTGGTGCTGACGCCTGGCTTCACCGATGGCGGTTATGCCCGGCATGGCGTGCCGGCGCCGGTGGTGGCGGAGTATCTACGCCAGAACCGCATCGTGCCGGAGAAGAACGACCTGAACAGCCTGCTCTTCCTGCTCACGCCCGGCAGCGAGAGCAGCAAGGCGGGCACATTGCTGTCCCACCTGGTCACCTTCAAAAAGCTGCACGACCAGAACGCGCCGCTGGAGGATGTCATCCCCGGCTTCGTCGCGCGACGGCCGAGCCGCTACGCGAAGTTGCGGTTGCGCGACCTCTGTGCCGAGATGCATGATTTCTACCGCGAGCAGAATATCAGCGGACTACAGGCAGCGCAGTTCCAGGCTGGGCATTTCCCGGAGATGGTGATGCCGCCGCATGAGGCGGTGCGGGAACTGGTACGCAACCGTGTGGATTACGTGCCTCTGGACGAATGCTTCGGTCGCGTCGCGGTTACACTCTGGCTGGTCTATCCGCCCGGGATCGCCACGGTCGTGCCTGGCGAAAGGCTGGGCGAGGCCTCGCGGCCGATGATCGACTATCTGAAAGCTTTCGAACGGGCGGCGAACCGTTTTCCCGGCTTCGAGAACGAGATCCAGGGTCTCTACCGGGAGACCGATCCGGAGGGGCGGGTGCGCTTCTATACCTATGTGCTGCGCGAGGAGTCTTAG
- a CDS encoding CoA-acylating methylmalonate-semialdehyde dehydrogenase translates to MATWIPHFIGGESFEGRGGRTAPVYNPATGEQTGEVPLASARDVDTAVRAAQKAFPAWAATPPLRRARILNRFLSLLERDADRIAAAITAEHGKVLSDAKGELTRGIEVVEFATAAPQLLKGEVTENVGTRIDSHSLRQPLGVVAGITPFNFPAMVPMWMFPVALACGNCFILKPSERDPSASLILAELLAEAGLPPGVFSVVQGDKEAVDALLEHPGVSAVSFVGSTPIARYIYETAAKTGKRCQALGGAKNHMVILPDADMDQAVDALMGAAYGSAGERCMAISVAVPVGERTAEALMAKLEPKVRALKIGPGTEADAEMGPLVTRQHRDKVRGYVDAGVKEGAKLVVDGRDFRMQGYEDGFFIGGTLFDHVTPEMSIYREEIFGPVLSVVRADDYATAAKLINEHEFGNGTSIFTRDGEAAREFAHGIQVGMVGINVPIPVPMAFHSFGGWKASLFGDHHMHGPEGVRFYTKLKTITTRWPSGGFRSGAEFVMPTMG, encoded by the coding sequence ATGGCCACCTGGATTCCGCATTTCATCGGCGGCGAGAGCTTCGAGGGACGCGGCGGCCGCACGGCGCCGGTCTACAATCCCGCCACCGGAGAGCAGACGGGCGAGGTCCCGCTGGCCAGCGCCCGTGACGTCGATACCGCGGTTCGGGCGGCGCAGAAGGCCTTCCCGGCCTGGGCCGCCACCCCGCCGCTGCGCCGCGCCCGGATCCTGAACAGGTTCCTGTCGCTGCTGGAACGTGACGCGGACCGCATCGCCGCCGCGATCACCGCCGAGCACGGCAAGGTCCTTTCCGATGCCAAGGGCGAGCTGACGCGCGGCATCGAGGTGGTGGAGTTCGCCACTGCCGCGCCGCAGCTGCTCAAGGGGGAGGTGACGGAGAATGTCGGCACCCGCATCGACAGCCATTCCCTGCGCCAGCCGCTGGGTGTGGTCGCGGGCATCACGCCGTTCAACTTCCCGGCCATGGTGCCGATGTGGATGTTCCCGGTCGCGCTCGCCTGCGGCAACTGCTTCATCCTGAAGCCTTCCGAGCGCGATCCCTCCGCCAGCCTGATCCTGGCCGAACTGCTGGCCGAGGCCGGGCTGCCGCCGGGCGTGTTCAGCGTGGTGCAGGGCGACAAGGAGGCGGTGGATGCCCTGCTGGAGCATCCCGGCGTCAGCGCGGTCAGCTTCGTCGGCTCCACGCCCATCGCGCGCTACATCTACGAGACCGCGGCGAAGACGGGCAAGCGCTGCCAGGCGCTGGGCGGCGCCAAGAACCACATGGTCATCCTGCCGGATGCCGATATGGACCAAGCGGTGGATGCGCTGATGGGCGCGGCCTATGGCTCGGCCGGCGAGCGCTGCATGGCGATCTCCGTGGCCGTGCCGGTCGGCGAGCGCACGGCCGAGGCGCTGATGGCGAAGCTGGAGCCGAAGGTCCGCGCCCTGAAGATCGGCCCGGGCACCGAGGCCGATGCCGAGATGGGACCGCTGGTGACGCGCCAGCACCGCGACAAGGTGCGCGGCTATGTCGATGCCGGCGTGAAGGAAGGCGCGAAGCTGGTGGTCGATGGCCGCGACTTCCGCATGCAGGGCTATGAGGACGGCTTCTTCATCGGTGGCACGCTGTTCGACCATGTGACGCCGGAGATGTCGATCTACCGTGAGGAGATCTTCGGCCCCGTGCTCTCGGTGGTGCGGGCCGACGACTACGCCACCGCCGCGAAGCTCATCAACGAGCACGAGTTCGGCAACGGCACCTCGATCTTCACCCGTGACGGCGAGGCAGCGCGAGAATTCGCCCATGGCATCCAGGTCGGCATGGTCGGGATCAACGTGCCCATCCCGGTGCCGATGGCCTTCCACTCCTTCGGTGGTTGGAAAGCCTCGCTCTTCGGGGACCACCACATGCACGGGCCAGAGGGTGTGCGCTTCTACACGAAGCTCAAGACCATCACGACCCGCTGGCCTTCGGGCGGCTTCCGCTCCGGCGCGGAATTCGTGATGCCCACCATGGGCTGA
- a CDS encoding MarR family winged helix-turn-helix transcriptional regulator: protein MSIRSMYDMPGHLIRRAHQISGAIFTAQLAGFEITSVQYAAMVAIASQPGIDATRLSDLIAFDRATLGGVLDRLEAKGLILRQPSRQDRRVKTVSLTKAGSALLEAVEERVLAAQAEMMQPLSTAEQAQFIALLRKFVGRAAEDN, encoded by the coding sequence ATGTCCATCAGATCCATGTATGACATGCCTGGCCACCTGATCCGGCGGGCGCATCAGATCTCGGGCGCCATCTTCACCGCCCAGTTGGCGGGCTTCGAGATCACCTCGGTGCAATATGCCGCGATGGTGGCCATCGCCTCCCAACCGGGGATCGACGCGACGCGGCTTTCGGATCTGATCGCCTTCGACCGGGCGACGCTCGGCGGCGTGCTGGACCGCCTGGAGGCCAAGGGCCTCATCCTACGCCAGCCGTCGCGGCAGGACAGGCGCGTGAAGACCGTCAGTCTGACCAAGGCCGGAAGCGCCCTGCTGGAAGCCGTGGAAGAGCGCGTATTGGCCGCTCAGGCGGAGATGATGCAGCCGCTCTCCACGGCGGAGCAGGCCCAGTTCATCGCGCTGCTCCGGAAATTCGTTGGGCGAGCTGCGGAAGATAATTGA